In one Tessaracoccus palaemonis genomic region, the following are encoded:
- a CDS encoding Na+/H+ antiporter subunit E has protein sequence MSDETHDVRHGWGRFRFRPLSVAMMAVVWVILWGSITPMIVVGGILCAYLITVVFPLPPIHWGGRFRPLWFISLAAHLLKDLVVSSVRILQLAFERKVNLNAGIIRVDLASDHDLYQVQVAQVISLVPGTVVVEVVRHPRRLYLHAIDLVGDDPVARIQAMVHRVESRVVHAFGSRDEIVAFEAELARLTEAERLKKLPVDEAPELEDDES, from the coding sequence ATGAGCGACGAGACGCACGACGTGCGGCACGGCTGGGGACGGTTCCGCTTCCGCCCCCTGTCCGTCGCGATGATGGCCGTCGTCTGGGTGATCCTCTGGGGGAGCATCACGCCGATGATCGTGGTGGGCGGCATCCTGTGTGCGTACCTGATCACCGTCGTGTTCCCCCTCCCGCCGATCCACTGGGGCGGCCGCTTCCGGCCGCTGTGGTTCATCAGCCTCGCCGCGCACCTGCTGAAGGACCTGGTGGTGTCCTCGGTGCGGATCCTGCAGCTGGCGTTCGAGCGTAAGGTGAACCTGAACGCCGGCATCATCCGCGTCGACCTCGCCTCCGACCACGACCTCTACCAGGTGCAGGTCGCCCAGGTGATCTCCCTGGTGCCGGGCACCGTCGTGGTGGAGGTCGTCCGGCACCCGCGTCGCCTCTACCTGCACGCCATCGACCTCGTCGGAGACGACCCCGTCGCCCGCATCCAGGCGATGGTGCACCGCGTCGAGTCGCGGGTCGTGCACGCGTTCGGCTCACGCGACGAGATCGTCGCTTTCGAGGCCGAACTGGCGCGCCTCACCGAGGCCGAACGCCTGAAGAAACTCCCCGTCGACGAG
- a CDS encoding Na+/H+ antiporter subunit D: MINLVPVPVLLAFFGAAIALALPRRPRMQRIVSGVALSGIVAVAAVFMWYTNTNGPLALWLGGWAAPLGIALVVDRLSALMLLVASVVALAVLVFATGQDRDEVRRETPVSIFHPTFLLLMAGVSNAFLAGDLFNLFVGFEILLFASYVLLTLGGTADRVRAGTTYVIVSLLSSSLFLISLSAVYAATGTVNMAHLSVRLAELTQPVQLLLEVLLIVTFAIKAAVFPLSSWLPDSYPTAPAPVTAVFAGLLTKVGVYAIIRTETLLFPNGQLNTVLMVAALLTMVIGILGAIAQVEIKRMLSFTLISHIGYMIFGISLGTTAGLAAAIFYTAHHITIQATLFLVTGLIERRGGTSSLDGLGGLLKVAPLLAFLFFIPAMNLGGIPPLSGFIGKLGLLEAGAEVGTPLAWVVVAGSVLTSLLTLMAMAKVWNRAFWGVTPAEQRQTRPDEYDDDADWASLDTRPMPPLQVGATIGLILFGLALTVFAGPLYEYTTAAAEALRDGSLVRAVLPEGLR; encoded by the coding sequence ATGATCAACCTCGTCCCCGTCCCGGTCCTGCTGGCCTTCTTCGGCGCCGCCATCGCGCTCGCGCTTCCCCGTCGCCCCCGCATGCAGCGCATCGTCTCCGGCGTCGCGCTGTCCGGCATCGTCGCGGTCGCGGCGGTGTTCATGTGGTACACCAACACCAACGGACCGCTCGCGCTGTGGCTCGGCGGCTGGGCCGCCCCCCTCGGCATAGCGCTGGTCGTCGACCGGCTCAGCGCCCTGATGCTGCTCGTCGCCTCCGTCGTGGCGCTCGCGGTCCTCGTGTTCGCCACCGGCCAGGACCGAGACGAGGTCCGCCGCGAGACCCCGGTGTCGATCTTCCACCCCACGTTCCTGCTGCTGATGGCGGGCGTATCGAACGCGTTCCTCGCGGGCGACCTGTTCAACCTGTTCGTCGGCTTCGAGATCCTGCTGTTCGCGTCGTATGTGCTGCTGACCCTCGGCGGCACCGCGGACCGCGTGCGGGCGGGCACGACGTACGTCATCGTGTCGCTGCTCAGCTCGTCGCTGTTCCTCATTTCGCTGTCGGCCGTCTACGCGGCGACGGGCACGGTGAACATGGCCCACCTGTCGGTGCGGCTGGCCGAGCTCACGCAGCCCGTGCAGCTGCTGCTCGAGGTCCTGCTGATCGTGACGTTCGCGATCAAGGCCGCCGTGTTCCCGCTGTCGAGCTGGCTGCCCGACTCCTACCCGACGGCGCCCGCGCCCGTCACCGCGGTGTTCGCGGGCCTGCTGACGAAGGTCGGCGTCTATGCGATCATCCGCACCGAGACGCTGCTGTTCCCGAACGGGCAGCTCAACACCGTGCTGATGGTCGCTGCGCTGCTGACCATGGTGATCGGCATCCTCGGCGCCATCGCCCAGGTGGAGATCAAGCGAATGCTGTCCTTCACGCTGATCAGCCACATCGGCTACATGATCTTCGGCATCTCGCTCGGCACCACCGCCGGCCTGGCCGCCGCGATCTTCTACACGGCCCACCACATCACCATCCAGGCGACGCTGTTCCTCGTCACCGGGCTGATCGAGCGCCGCGGCGGCACGTCGTCGCTCGACGGGCTGGGCGGCCTGCTGAAGGTCGCGCCGCTGCTGGCGTTCCTGTTCTTCATCCCGGCGATGAACCTCGGCGGCATCCCGCCGCTGAGCGGCTTCATCGGCAAGCTGGGTCTGCTGGAGGCCGGTGCCGAGGTCGGCACGCCGCTGGCCTGGGTCGTCGTCGCGGGCAGCGTGCTCACGAGCCTGCTGACCCTGATGGCGATGGCGAAGGTCTGGAACCGCGCGTTCTGGGGCGTGACGCCCGCCGAGCAGCGGCAGACCCGACCCGACGAGTACGACGATGACGCCGACTGGGCGAGCCTCGACACGCGCCCGATGCCCCCGCTGCAGGTGGGCGCGACCATCGGCCTGATCCTGTTCGGTCTCGCGCTGACGGTGTTCGCCGGCCCGCTCTACGAGTACACGACCGCCGCCGCGGAGGCACTGCGCGACGGGTCCCTGGTCAGGGCAGTGCTGCCGGAGGGTCTGCGATGA
- a CDS encoding Na(+)/H(+) antiporter subunit C, which produces MSANLVLAITAGVLVAAGVYLMLERSLTRILLGVLVTSNGVNLLFLVAAGEAGSDPIIGLSTKEMSDPLPQAMVLTAIVITMAVAGFVLALAYRSFQLHGHDEVADDVEDARIRELADADVTSESYEDTTFSDSGEDSVSE; this is translated from the coding sequence ATGAGCGCAAATCTCGTCCTCGCGATCACCGCGGGCGTCCTGGTGGCGGCCGGCGTCTACCTGATGCTCGAGCGGTCGCTGACCCGCATCCTGCTCGGGGTGCTCGTGACAAGCAACGGCGTGAACCTGCTGTTCCTGGTGGCGGCCGGCGAGGCCGGCTCCGACCCCATCATCGGGCTCAGCACCAAGGAGATGTCCGATCCGCTACCGCAGGCCATGGTGCTCACCGCCATCGTCATCACCATGGCCGTCGCCGGCTTCGTGCTCGCGCTGGCGTACCGCAGCTTCCAGCTGCACGGGCACGACGAGGTGGCCGACGACGTCGAGGACGCCCGCATCCGCGAACTCGCCGATGCCGACGTCACCAGTGAGAGCTACGAGGACACCACCTTCTCCGACTCGGGAGAGGACTCGGTGAGCGAATGA
- a CDS encoding Na+/H+ antiporter subunit A, which yields MLYALIAVHAVLGALTPLLVKRISSRVYYLLLVAPLAAAIWLTTLTPAIMRGEAYTEHYQWIPTLGVELSVRIGLLQWVLGMIVTWIGALVLLYSRWYFDGIRSGRSAAILTMFAGAMLGLVTADNLVVLFIFWEMTTIFSYLLIGHDPSRRANRGAAQTALIVTTTGGLAMLVGIVAIWQASGSLSLELILADPPAGTLAAVGSLLMLVGALSKSALAPFHFWLPGAMAAPTPISAYLHAAAMVKAGVYLVALLAPAFAGLGLWRPVVMLLGTATMIIGGWRALRQTDLKLLLAYGTVSQLGFMVMLLGIGTEAAALAGLGTVIAHALFKSTLFMIVGVIDHSAGTRDLRELNGVGYRVPWLAILGGLAALSMAGMPPLVGFLTKEAAFESVVYLVTGDVYEVTPLAGAALGIAVMFGSALTVAYSLRWWWGAFAAKDGAPVLTWHRPALGMGAVPMLLGAAGLVLGFLGHQLTDLLQPYAATVATGKESHGFALWHGFSMPLAMSAIVLVAGITLFVFRTQITGIQSTFPKTPTAESFYHRSMKAIDRIAVEVTARFQRGSLSIYLGTILVTLVAMTTYAMLRIRVWPSYRGFDDWPQMLIAAVMMIAAFLAAASRGRIRAVLLVGVTGYGLALLFAMGGAPDLALTQVLIETVTLVVFVLAVRKLPRYFTNRPLSSTRWWRVLVAVATGTVVTLISLVAAGSRVAAPVSDGWEQAAYDFGYGKNIVNVALVDIRAWDTFGEISVLVIAATGIASLIFLRTRTRDVERTSTAFETRQDEPQADNAPGVWLRAGQTLSPMVRSVVFEVVTRVLFGPMIIVSVYLLFAGHNYPGGGFAGGLVAGMALMIRYLAAGRYELDEAAPFDAGRLLGGGLLLALFAAVTPVLFGGVILQSYDMHLNVPVLGELHLVSSTIFDIGVYLVVVGMLLDIARSLGSGIDQHASEETAPMPIPDSTKALPGRDRSRA from the coding sequence GTGCTGTATGCCTTGATCGCCGTCCACGCGGTCCTTGGCGCGCTCACCCCCCTCCTGGTCAAGAGGATCAGCTCCCGCGTCTACTACCTGCTGCTCGTCGCACCGCTGGCCGCCGCCATCTGGCTGACGACGCTGACCCCCGCGATCATGCGCGGCGAGGCGTACACGGAGCACTACCAGTGGATCCCGACCCTCGGCGTCGAGCTGAGCGTCCGGATCGGCCTGCTGCAGTGGGTCCTCGGGATGATCGTGACCTGGATCGGCGCCCTCGTGCTGCTCTACAGCCGCTGGTACTTCGACGGCATCAGGTCCGGCCGCTCCGCCGCGATCCTGACGATGTTCGCCGGCGCGATGCTCGGCCTTGTCACGGCTGACAACCTCGTCGTGCTGTTCATCTTCTGGGAGATGACGACGATCTTCTCCTACCTGCTGATCGGCCACGACCCCAGCCGCCGCGCCAACCGCGGCGCCGCGCAGACCGCGCTGATCGTCACCACGACGGGCGGCCTCGCGATGCTGGTCGGGATCGTCGCCATCTGGCAGGCCTCCGGCTCGCTGTCGCTCGAGCTGATCCTGGCCGACCCGCCGGCCGGCACCCTGGCCGCCGTCGGCTCGCTGCTGATGCTCGTCGGCGCGCTCAGCAAGTCCGCGCTGGCCCCGTTCCACTTCTGGCTGCCGGGCGCGATGGCCGCCCCGACGCCCATCTCCGCCTACCTGCACGCGGCCGCCATGGTGAAGGCCGGCGTCTACCTCGTCGCGCTGCTGGCCCCCGCCTTCGCGGGCCTGGGGCTCTGGCGTCCCGTCGTGATGCTGCTGGGCACGGCAACGATGATCATCGGCGGCTGGCGGGCGCTGCGTCAGACCGACCTCAAGCTCCTGCTCGCCTACGGCACCGTCTCGCAGCTCGGCTTCATGGTGATGCTGCTGGGCATCGGCACCGAGGCGGCCGCGCTGGCCGGCCTCGGCACCGTCATCGCGCACGCACTGTTCAAGTCGACGCTGTTCATGATCGTCGGCGTGATCGACCACTCCGCCGGCACGCGCGACCTCCGCGAGCTGAACGGCGTCGGCTACCGCGTCCCGTGGCTGGCGATCCTCGGCGGGCTCGCCGCGCTGTCGATGGCGGGCATGCCCCCGCTGGTCGGCTTCCTCACCAAGGAGGCGGCCTTCGAGTCGGTCGTGTACCTCGTCACGGGCGACGTGTACGAGGTCACACCGCTCGCCGGCGCGGCGCTGGGCATCGCCGTGATGTTCGGCTCCGCGCTGACGGTGGCCTATTCGCTGCGCTGGTGGTGGGGCGCCTTCGCCGCGAAGGACGGGGCCCCCGTGCTGACCTGGCACCGGCCGGCTCTCGGCATGGGCGCCGTCCCGATGCTGCTCGGCGCCGCAGGCCTGGTGCTCGGCTTCCTCGGACACCAGCTCACCGACCTGCTGCAGCCCTACGCCGCGACCGTCGCAACCGGCAAGGAGAGCCACGGCTTCGCGCTGTGGCACGGGTTCTCCATGCCGCTGGCGATGTCGGCGATCGTGCTCGTGGCCGGCATCACGCTGTTCGTCTTCCGCACCCAGATCACCGGCATCCAGTCGACGTTCCCGAAGACCCCGACGGCCGAGAGCTTCTACCACCGCTCCATGAAGGCGATCGACCGCATCGCCGTCGAGGTGACCGCGCGGTTCCAGCGCGGCTCGCTGTCGATCTACCTCGGCACCATCCTGGTGACGCTCGTCGCGATGACCACCTACGCGATGCTGCGGATCCGCGTCTGGCCGTCCTACCGCGGCTTCGACGACTGGCCGCAGATGCTGATCGCCGCCGTCATGATGATCGCCGCCTTCCTCGCCGCCGCCTCCCGCGGCCGCATCCGCGCGGTGCTGCTCGTCGGCGTGACGGGCTACGGGCTGGCCCTGCTGTTCGCGATGGGCGGCGCCCCGGACCTGGCCCTGACGCAGGTGCTCATCGAGACCGTGACGCTCGTCGTGTTCGTGCTCGCGGTCCGCAAGCTGCCGCGCTACTTCACCAACCGCCCGCTCAGTTCCACCCGCTGGTGGCGGGTGCTGGTCGCCGTCGCGACGGGCACCGTCGTCACGCTGATCTCTCTCGTCGCGGCCGGCTCCCGGGTCGCGGCCCCCGTGTCCGACGGGTGGGAACAGGCGGCCTACGATTTCGGCTACGGCAAGAACATCGTCAACGTGGCGCTGGTCGACATCCGCGCCTGGGACACCTTCGGCGAGATCTCGGTGCTGGTCATCGCCGCGACGGGCATCGCGTCGCTGATCTTCCTGCGGACCCGCACCCGCGACGTCGAGCGCACCAGCACGGCCTTCGAGACGCGCCAGGACGAGCCGCAGGCCGACAACGCCCCCGGCGTGTGGCTGCGCGCGGGGCAGACGCTGTCGCCCATGGTGCGCTCCGTCGTCTTCGAGGTCGTCACCCGCGTGCTGTTCGGGCCGATGATCATCGTGTCCGTCTACCTGCTGTTCGCCGGGCACAACTACCCGGGCGGCGGCTTCGCCGGCGGCCTGGTCGCCGGCATGGCACTGATGATCCGCTACCTCGCAGCCGGCCGCTACGAACTCGACGAGGCCGCGCCGTTCGACGCGGGCCGCCTGCTGGGCGGGGGCCTGCTGCTCGCGCTCTTCGCCGCGGTCACGCCCGTCCTGTTCGGCGGTGTCATCCTGCAGAGCTACGACATGCACCTCAACGTCCCGGTGCTCGGCGAGCTGCATCTGGTCAGCTCCACGATCTTCGACATCGGCGTCTACCTCGTCGTCGTCGGCATGCTGCTCGACATCGCGCGCTCGCTCGGCTCCGGCATCGACCAGCACGCCAGCGAGGAGACCGCCCCGATGCCGATCCCCGACTCCACCAAGGCCCTCCCTGGCCGGGACAGGAGCCGCGCATGA
- a CDS encoding deoxyribonuclease IV, with protein MTIRLGAHVDSTDPLTEAAAMGGDAVQIFLGDPQSWKKPATLYPGGAEALKSAAEAAGVGIVVHSPYVINVASTNNRIRIPSRKLLQQTVTEAAAVGALGVVVHGGHVTADEDQAVGYANWRKCVDGLDLPVPIFIENTAGGTKAMTRHLDSIGRLWDALDGSENLGQVGFCLDTCHAHAGGLELDGLVGRVRDITGRVDVVHCNDSRDEFDSGRDRHANLGNGFVDHDALAGIVSDAATTTILETPGGVPEHVADFAWLAARLG; from the coding sequence ATGACGATCCGACTCGGCGCCCACGTTGACTCCACCGACCCGTTGACGGAGGCGGCCGCCATGGGCGGCGACGCCGTGCAGATCTTCCTCGGCGACCCGCAGAGCTGGAAGAAGCCCGCGACGCTGTACCCGGGTGGCGCGGAGGCGCTGAAGTCGGCCGCGGAGGCTGCGGGCGTCGGCATCGTCGTGCATTCGCCGTACGTGATCAACGTGGCGTCGACGAACAACCGGATCCGCATCCCGTCGCGCAAGCTGCTGCAGCAGACGGTGACGGAGGCGGCCGCGGTGGGCGCGCTGGGCGTCGTCGTGCACGGCGGCCACGTCACGGCCGACGAGGACCAGGCCGTCGGCTACGCCAACTGGCGCAAGTGCGTCGACGGACTCGACCTGCCCGTGCCGATCTTCATCGAGAACACCGCCGGCGGCACCAAGGCCATGACCCGCCACCTGGACTCCATCGGCCGGCTCTGGGACGCGCTCGACGGATCGGAGAACCTCGGGCAGGTCGGCTTCTGCCTCGACACGTGCCACGCGCACGCCGGCGGACTGGAGCTGGACGGCCTCGTCGGCCGGGTCCGCGACATTACGGGCCGCGTCGACGTCGTGCACTGCAACGACTCGCGCGACGAGTTCGACAGCGGCCGCGATCGACACGCGAACCTGGGCAACGGGTTCGTCGACCACGACGCGCTGGCGGGCATCGTCTCGGACGCCGCGACGACGACGATCCTGGAGACCCCCGGCGGGGTGCCGGAGCACGTCGCCGACTTCGCATGGCTGGCGGCGCGGCTCGGCTGA
- a CDS encoding response regulator transcription factor produces the protein MIRVGICDDELIVLDYLRQALEQADGFAVAATVADGESALEVDAPVDVWLIDIRMPGMDGLETARRIKARPAPPAVLLLTSLSTVTLSEAVAAGVNGFLHKDLPVGALVASIRAALAGVFVNSPESVATLRETTRTPAPASVVTDGMDREILRLVMEGFGYHEIAEALEISESTVKKRVGAMARRVGVHSRPRLMGIAVDWTI, from the coding sequence ATGATCCGGGTGGGAATCTGCGACGACGAGCTGATCGTCCTCGACTACCTGCGACAGGCCCTCGAACAGGCCGACGGCTTCGCCGTCGCGGCGACGGTGGCGGATGGCGAGTCGGCCCTCGAGGTCGACGCGCCCGTCGACGTCTGGCTGATCGACATCCGCATGCCCGGCATGGACGGGCTGGAGACGGCCCGCCGCATCAAGGCCCGCCCGGCCCCGCCGGCGGTGCTGCTGCTCACAAGCCTGAGCACCGTCACCCTCAGCGAGGCCGTCGCGGCCGGGGTCAACGGCTTCCTGCACAAGGACCTGCCCGTCGGCGCGCTCGTCGCGTCCATCCGGGCCGCCCTGGCCGGGGTGTTCGTCAACTCCCCCGAGAGCGTCGCCACCCTGCGCGAGACGACGCGCACCCCCGCGCCGGCCTCCGTCGTCACGGACGGCATGGACAGGGAGATCCTGCGCCTCGTGATGGAGGGATTCGGCTACCACGAGATCGCCGAGGCCCTGGAGATCTCCGAGTCGACCGTCAAGAAGCGCGTCGGGGCCATGGCGCGACGCGTCGGCGTCCATTCCCGCCCGCGGCTGATGGGCATCGCGGTCGACTGGACCATCTGA
- a CDS encoding sensor histidine kinase, translating into MIWIRALANGALELILAAFFLTATFIANDGARIDEPHLVVIDVLAAAAVALTGWRPQWGAAMGIAVALAGLAFDADQFGLWPMTLMCVVVSLMRLGRWPLAAVSFSVIFASSVAATYRASITEEDVLWQALFTWGTLDAFMLIVGLGLYAASRHAADLAEQESKAVRLQAAIDLHDLVAKDLTIIAMEAERAKLDGATAESLSAIADRARAAGVALRSTVGYLSSGRPDAPAVTFAGALRSGTARLERANFHGRVEGDLSPTLPASIDAAAGRILTEALFNVSQHGRRKGRWHLSAEKTDESFDFIITNERTDGPIVAGLGTVSISQSARAVGGHVDQSHTICDWTCSVSLPLTGDGS; encoded by the coding sequence GTGATCTGGATCAGGGCCCTCGCGAACGGCGCGCTCGAGTTGATCCTCGCCGCGTTCTTCCTGACGGCCACCTTCATCGCCAACGACGGGGCGAGGATCGACGAGCCGCATCTCGTCGTGATCGACGTGCTGGCCGCGGCAGCCGTCGCGCTGACGGGGTGGCGCCCACAGTGGGGCGCGGCGATGGGCATCGCCGTTGCCCTAGCCGGCCTGGCCTTCGACGCGGACCAGTTCGGGCTCTGGCCGATGACGCTCATGTGCGTCGTGGTGAGCCTGATGAGGTTGGGCCGGTGGCCGCTGGCCGCCGTCTCCTTCAGCGTCATCTTCGCGTCGTCCGTCGCGGCGACGTACCGCGCCAGCATCACGGAGGAGGACGTCCTGTGGCAGGCGCTGTTCACCTGGGGCACGCTCGATGCCTTCATGCTGATCGTCGGCCTCGGGCTGTACGCGGCATCCCGGCACGCTGCGGACCTCGCCGAGCAGGAGTCGAAGGCAGTGCGCCTGCAGGCCGCGATCGACCTGCACGACCTCGTGGCGAAGGACCTGACCATCATCGCGATGGAGGCCGAGCGGGCGAAGCTCGACGGTGCCACCGCCGAGTCGCTCTCCGCCATCGCGGACCGGGCCCGGGCCGCCGGTGTCGCGCTCCGCAGCACCGTCGGATACCTCTCGTCCGGGAGACCCGACGCCCCGGCCGTCACGTTCGCCGGCGCCCTGCGGTCGGGAACGGCCCGGCTCGAGAGGGCCAACTTCCACGGCCGGGTCGAGGGCGACCTGTCGCCGACGCTGCCCGCCAGCATCGACGCCGCCGCCGGCCGCATCCTCACCGAGGCCCTCTTCAACGTGTCCCAGCACGGCAGGCGCAAGGGCCGCTGGCACCTGTCTGCGGAGAAGACCGACGAGTCCTTCGACTTCATCATCACCAACGAGCGCACCGACGGGCCCATCGTGGCGGGCCTGGGGACGGTCAGCATCTCGCAGTCGGCCAGGGCGGTCGGCGGCCACGTCGACCAGAGTCACACCATCTGCGACTGGACCTGCTCGGTCTCATTGCCCCTGACGGGAGACGGCTCATGA
- a CDS encoding metalloregulator ArsR/SmtB family transcription factor: MPDIDEQVTLLKTIADATRLRILGLLAERPRTGTELVEELGLTAPTISHHLHRLRDVGIVSAEADAQRRVWSINTDLLGEVGAPSANCAPIDDEQARLAARFIKDGRLQTIPSKRKALTAVLMELLRNFEPGRSYQERQVNEILGRYHCDVATLRRGMIDYGYLHRTGFVYQVTDEVPDRTPTEAQEVPKGEADWLRSLIDSALPKV; encoded by the coding sequence ATGCCTGACATCGACGAACAGGTGACCCTGCTCAAGACAATCGCCGATGCGACGCGCCTACGCATCCTCGGCCTGCTGGCTGAACGGCCGCGGACCGGCACCGAGCTCGTCGAGGAGCTCGGCCTCACCGCCCCGACCATCAGCCACCACCTGCACCGCCTGCGCGACGTCGGGATCGTCTCGGCCGAGGCCGACGCCCAGCGACGGGTCTGGTCCATCAACACCGACCTGCTCGGCGAAGTCGGGGCACCGTCGGCGAACTGCGCGCCCATCGACGACGAGCAGGCCAGGCTCGCCGCGCGGTTCATCAAGGATGGGCGGCTGCAGACCATCCCCAGCAAGCGCAAGGCTCTTACAGCCGTGCTCATGGAACTGCTGCGCAACTTCGAACCCGGGCGCAGCTACCAGGAACGCCAGGTCAACGAGATCCTCGGCCGCTACCACTGCGATGTGGCAACACTGCGCCGCGGCATGATCGACTACGGTTACCTGCACCGCACCGGGTTCGTCTACCAGGTCACCGACGAGGTGCCCGACCGCACGCCGACCGAGGCCCAGGAAGTCCCGAAGGGCGAGGCGGACTGGCTTCGCTCTCTGATCGACAGCGCCCTCCCCAAGGTCTGA
- the udp gene encoding uridine phosphorylase: MAYSEGYEYHIHLSKGDIGRYVFLPGDPGRCETIAQHFDNPRFVNSHREHTTWAGELDGVPVAVTSTGMGGPSTAIAVEELIHIGADTFMRVGTSGAMQPETQPGDIAVINSSIRDEGTGLHYLPMEFPAVADLDLINGLVAASQKLGKNYHVGVSQSKDSFYGQHEPDSMPVAKHLHERWDAWVKGGCLVSEMECAALFLVASTRRVRAGGVMMVMGHHDFQPMTDAEKEASKVENLIPVAIEGMRQVIAADKARGN, translated from the coding sequence ATGGCCTACTCGGAGGGTTACGAGTACCACATCCACCTTTCGAAGGGAGACATCGGCCGCTACGTCTTCCTGCCCGGCGACCCCGGCCGCTGCGAGACCATCGCGCAGCACTTCGACAACCCGCGGTTCGTGAACTCCCATCGTGAGCACACGACGTGGGCCGGCGAGCTCGACGGCGTGCCCGTCGCCGTCACGTCGACGGGCATGGGCGGCCCTTCGACGGCCATCGCGGTCGAGGAGCTCATCCACATCGGCGCGGACACCTTCATGCGCGTCGGCACCTCCGGCGCCATGCAGCCCGAGACCCAGCCCGGCGACATCGCCGTCATCAACTCGTCCATCCGCGACGAGGGCACCGGCCTGCACTACCTCCCCATGGAGTTCCCCGCCGTCGCCGACCTCGACCTGATCAACGGGCTCGTCGCCGCGTCGCAGAAGCTCGGCAAGAACTACCACGTGGGCGTGTCGCAGTCGAAGGACTCCTTCTACGGCCAGCACGAGCCCGATTCGATGCCCGTCGCGAAGCACCTCCATGAGCGTTGGGACGCCTGGGTCAAGGGCGGCTGCCTCGTCTCCGAGATGGAGTGCGCCGCGCTGTTCCTGGTCGCCTCCACCCGTCGCGTTCGCGCCGGCGGCGTGATGATGGTCATGGGCCACCACGACTTCCAGCCGATGACCGACGCGGAGAAGGAGGCCTCGAAGGTCGAGAACCTCATCCCCGTCGCCATCGAGGGCATGCGCCAGGTCATCGCCGCCGACAAGGCCCGCGGCAACTGA